The proteins below are encoded in one region of Equus przewalskii isolate Varuska chromosome 1, EquPr2, whole genome shotgun sequence:
- the PRDX3 gene encoding thioredoxin-dependent peroxide reductase, mitochondrial, translating into MGLQGDKVSLPQVFSYSEAITVMFSSESGRGTRQGHLHMQGPLKARKLRLNRDPVPASPAEAPPLPPRGPALSVGPASAASPSAPRLPRLPRTLKMAAAVGRLLRASVARRVSAIPWGIAASAALRPAASQRTCLTNVLWSGFNQAKLAFSTSSSYHTPAVTQHAPYFKGTAVVKGEFKELSLDDFKGKYLVLFFYPLDFTFVCPTEIVAFSDKANEFHDVNCEVVAVSVDSHFSHLAWINTPRKNGGLGHMNIPLLSDLTKQISRDYGVLLEGAGLALRGLFIIDPNGVIKHLSVNDLPVGRSVEETLRLVKAFQYVEAHGEVCPANWTPDSPTIKPHPTASKEYFEKVN; encoded by the exons ATGGGGTTACAAGGAGACAAAGTGTCGCTTCCCCAAGTATTCAGCTACTCCGAAGCCATAACGGTAATGTTCTCCTCAGAATCGGGCCGAGGGACCCGACAGGGACATTTACACATGCAGGGTCCCCTAAAGGCCAGGAAGCTGCGGCTCAACCGGGACCCCGTCCCCGCCTCGCCCgccgaggccccgcccctcccgccgaGAGGCCCCGCCCTCTCCGTAGGCCCCGCCTCCGCCGCTTCTCCTTCGGCCCCACGGCTCCCGCGGCTCCCGCGCACACTGAAGATGGCGGCCGCGGTGGGAAGGTTGCTCCGGGCTTCG GTTGCCCGACGCGTGAGCGCCATTCCTTGGGGCATTGCTGCCTCTGCAGCCCTTAGGCCTGCTGCTTCTCAAAGAACGTGCTTGACAAATGTATTGTGGTCTGGTTTCAATCAAGCGAAACTCGCCTTTAGCACCA GTTCCTCATACCATACCCCTGCCGTCACCCAGCACGCACCCTATTTTAAGGGGACAGCCGTTGTCAAGGGAGAGTTCAAAGAACTAAGCCTTGATGACTTTAAGGGGAAATATTTGGTGCTCTTCTTCTATCCCTTGGATTT CACCTTTGTGTGCCCTACAGAGATTGTTGCTTTTAGTGACAAAGCCAATGAGTTTCACGACGTGAACTGTGAAGTTGTCGCCGTTTCAGTGGACTCCCACTTCAGCCATCTTGCCTGGATAAACACCCCACGGAAG aATGGCGGTTTGGGCCACATGAACATCCCGCTCTTGTCAGATTTAACTAAACAAATTTCCCGAGACTACGGTGTGCTGTTAGAAGGTGCTGGTCTTGCACTAAG AGGGCTCTTCATAATTGACCCCAATGGAGTCATCAAGCATTTGAGTGTCAATGATCTCCCAGTGGGCCGAAGCGTGGAAGAGACCCTCCGCTTGGTGAAAGCATTCCAGTATGTGGAAGCCCATGGAGAAGTCTGCCCAGCAAACTGGACACCGGATTCTCCTACA ATCAAGCCGCATCCCACCGCTTCCAAAGAATACTTTGAGAAGGTGAATTAG